From the genome of Scleropages formosus chromosome 25, fSclFor1.1, whole genome shotgun sequence:
tttttttacacagtttttactttatttttaagtacTGCACTGTGTGATTTACGGTTGATTGATAAAGCAGATCAAACTGAAGTCATTCGTAGGCTAATTTAACATAACCCCACCTCATCGACATGCCAACCAATGAAAACAGAGCTAGACACGAGTACCAATGAAAACACTCCATTGAGAAAGCTCTGGCTTCCACTATAACGTATAATGTTTTGATTGACAATCAAGTGAACTACTGTAATTGGAACTTGTACTCGTTTGACCAATCAAAGCAAAGTAAAGCAGCCCCAGGAAGTCCTACGTCAGATGCAGTTAAGGTTGGTTGTCCGCTGCATGTTCTGTCTCGACCGGCCGCCTTGCTAGAGGACGTTGGTGTCATATCGGAGGAAGAATTTATTACATTGCtctagtttttttattttaaactcagTGTCAAAATCCATCTTCAGTATGTTTTCCCGCGTCGCCAGACCAGCTCTTAACATCACACGCAGTCTGTCCACTTCCtcgcaggtaaaaaaaaaaaaaaaaaagaagaaaaaacggTATTAGCTGTGTAGTCTAGATTGATCAGATGACGAGGGAGGTGCGCTACCCACGTCAGGTTGGTGCTGGAACGTAGAATTTTTAATAATGTGATAAATTTGacatgttttgttcttttttttatgttaataaACCTCTTTGCTAGTTAAGGTGCGATTTTGCGAGTATGGGAACAATATAACCAGCTTTCTGTTATATCATGCACTGCTCTAGTCTGGACAAAATGTACCTGAACTTGCTGAAGTATCTGCTAACTGAGACTCTAGTATTCCTAAGTATTTAggtttatattacatataaatagacatatatatatacacacacaatgtcacgGAGTTGACTGAAGAACTTTGTTGTACAGCTAATAAAAGTACATAATAAGTAGGTAATGTCCATGTCTCGCAGTGTCTCATCTGTCTTTGTTAATTTTATGTCACTGACTCTTATGTTCTTCCATTGAGTCATCAGTTTTTGGTAAAAGTGCAGCTCAGTTCTGCTCAACTTAACCAGttctctatttttatttttttttgctaaaattgtttttattaaactaGGTGTTCTGAATGGAATGTCAGGAAGGAGGTTGAATATACAAAAGTGTGACCTACAGGTGTGCTTCAAGGCCCACTCATTCATACACattgtgtgtctctgttttgtgttgtacattgtgatttaaacaaaataacGGAAAGCTTCCCTTTCCTGCTACTTTAACTTTCGCAAGGGATGAGGACCCATTTAATTCAATGGGATTAACTGGTCATTGTGTGACTGCGAGTGCTTGGCACCTACTTATAGCAGATTATTATTGCACTGATCTGTGTGCCTAAACTCCTCAGGGCTTGGAAACACGTTCAGGAAAATGAGGAAGGcaaaatgtgtatattttgaaGTTATTGTGCTTTGCATGTCCATCCAGGAAGTGTCGATCTGTAATGATTCACGTGGATCTTTACACTCATACAGGATCCCTGCTGTTCGGATAGTAtggttattttttcagttttgctcaTTGCAGTGTTCGGTGGCATTACTAGGGTTTCCACTTATGCCACGTCTAATTACAATTAGGGACTTGTAGTTTTTGTCCCGATGTCTGATTTCTTTCCTCTTCGCTTAGATACACCCAACTGGCTCAAGATCCAAACATAGCTGCTAGTTGTATGACTTTTTCTATGTGTCAAGGTGGGTTAGGGGCATATAACTATTGGATCCTTCAAAGAACCAGGGAACCAAATTAGGAATTCCTGCATTATGTGACTATCTATTATTGATCAAAAGAGTGTATTATACAATAGAGTCTAACAATTCCATATTAAATAGTCATACTCTGAAGGCCTCTCCCTGTTTCCATAAATCAGATTAGTTGAATGAGTCAAATATGTCAATAAGAGCCCTCATCATTAGTTTTATTGcagcatattttattacatatgtTGCAACATAAAACCAAAAGGTGTGTGCAATGTCTTCTGAAGTATACAAGACAACCTTTGTGCGAATAAATGTTGGTCTGGATTTAAAGACCTCTCTGAGACCTTTTAAAATCCTGTATAGTTATTTGACTATATGTGATGTGTTTTAGTTTGAATTTGTTTCAGCTAATGTTtgttgaactgtttttttttttttttttcttttcatgtatACCTCTAAATTAAAGGGTTGGAGTTTTAATATATTATCTCTCCCAATTTAGAACAATGCAAAGGTGGCAGTACTGGGTGCAGCTGGAGGAATTGGCCAGCCCCTGTCCCTGCTCCTGAAGAACAGTCCTCTGGTGAGCCAGCTGACCTTATATGATATTGCCCACACACCTGGAGTGGCAGCAGACCTCAGCCATATCGAGACCAGGGCCCAGGTCACTGGTAGGTAATTGTGCTCGTATGCTTACTACtctgcaagcacacacacacattttcagaaccgcttgtcccatacggggtcgcggggaactggagcctacccggtaacacagggcgtaaggccggagggggaggggacacacccaggacgggactctgCAAGCATCTATTATTTTATGACTTTGTTGTTTCAACTTGGTGCTTTTAGGTGAAACATTATAGAATGTATTCATGGATCAGTTGcaggtcctttttttttttttttttttttctgggtctTGATTTGCTATCTTCAAGTGAAAGGATCTGTACCTTCCTAATGCCACCTATTGCCCTGGTTTAAAGGGATGCCTAGTTCTGTGTTACTGAAAGATGGGAACTGTAACtctttgtattttacatttgaagTTGCTATTCATCTgtaatacttttacattttgacCATTGTTGTGTGAATGCTACATTTTCTGTATCCTAAATCCTGAATAATCAGCTCATAATTACTGATGATGGAGTTTCTTTTATTTAGCTTTGTTTAATACTGACCACTTGATTTATTGTCATCCATCAGGCCACATTGGTCCAGATCAGCTGGGTGCCGCTCTGAAAGGATGTGAAGTTGTTGTCATCCCGGCTGGAGTTCCCAGGAAACCTGGTGGGTAAATAGCAATTTCCTTTGACTGACTAGTTGTATGCCTTCACAAACAGTTAAGtgaaatgtatgaatgtatatATCAATATCAAATATTTAGATTGTGATGGTTACATATTAATaccttttctttccacttgtAATAAAATTGTATTGTGCTGTGTATCTCTAAAGGCATACTTAATTATTTCTTTGCTTATCTCCCTGGGTAGTATTACATAAGATTAAGAACAGGTAGGGAAAAACAGCCCCCCTTTCTGTTGGGAGCATTTGTAAATCCTACCTTTATCTGTAGGTATGACCCGCGATGATCTTTTCAACACCAATGCGTCCATTGTGGCCACCCTGACTGATGCCTGTGCCCGCAACTGCCCAGAAGCTATGCTCTGCATCATTTCCAATCCTGTGAGTTCAGCTTCTGCAAACATATGGTCATACTTGCCAACACTCTTTGACCTTCTGGGTTCATGTTACCTTGTTTGGTCCAGCTTCTTTTAATGGCTTCTGACTGTGGACTAAACCTGCAATAGACTTCCAAgagaagaaacttttttttttttttttcctttcttcccctTCTTTCCCTGTAACCTTTAATATCTTAGCAAAGGGCCTAGACACTAATTCAAGAACTAGTATTTGTAATCTctacatattacatattactGGCTTAAGGAAGGTTCAGCCCAATGACTCAAAAGTTGGAGTGAATGATATAATGAAGAAGTCTGGTGCGTTTGGTTTTCTGTTTCCAGAAAAAGGACTGATTTGTCGCTAAGAATGTTAACTGTGATGTGAGCCTGGTTACTGTTAAAAACTAAGTATCGGGGTAAGTGACCTCAACTGagccatttctttttaaaaaaaaaaaaaagggggggggggttcttttGGGGCATAAAGTTTTGCAGTCCTGTGAAGCAAGAAGTTTTTCCCATCACAGTAAAATTTAGGAGCTGGTCCTCTTAATATTGTTGTGACTTGTGTGGTCTTACTGTCATctcatttaaaaactgacatCTGCTTTCACTGTCATGTTCCATTTTTGAGATGCTGGCATAAAGTAGTTTGTTTAAATATAGTACTTATTTGCATTGCCATATATCACATATTTCAACTAGTTAAAGTTACAGTTGTGATATGCTTATCGAATTTTTCTGTTGCCTGGTCTAATGCATGTCGTGGTGTGATTTTACAGCAAACTTTTGTTTTCTATCATTGACTGCACTATGCAGAATTTTATTTGTCTTCCATTTTGACAATGTGTCTTGGCTCTGGGTCATTGCACACTGAAGTGTGTAAGTAACATAACCAACATGTAAATGCATGTATTCAGTTTTGCATTCCTGTGTTGtgtactttttatatattttctttctttatttttaggTGAACTCTACTGTCCCCATTGCATCTGAGGTCCTGAAGAAGCATGGGGTTTACAACCCTAATCGTGTGTTTGGTGTCACAACATTGGACATTGTCAGAGCAAACACCTTTGTTGCAGAACTGAAGGTAAGAAAAGTTTGAGATGTTCTTTGTCAGTGAAACGTGAGTTTGCTCTTTCAGCTGAACTACTTAATATTTTTAGTTTAGTCACAATTTACTGCCAGTGCCACTGGAAATAAGTATGTTTTTGATATGTTAGGTTTGGATAATGTATTATAAAAActttcaaagtaaaaatgtttacaatgaaagaatttttttcttttgttaaatgcAGTTTCTTAAAGGCTGCAAACATTGTAAAACATCTTTctgtgcaaaatgaataaagatgatTTGATACTTCACTGTCCTTTGTTGTAGATGGAAATTACAGTGATACAAACCTTGAAAATATTGTCTTATTTTGCTGCAAGCAGTAATACATTGGTGTTCACGTCCCTGTAGGGTCTGGATCCAGCTCGTGTCAATGTTCCAGTGGTTGGAGGTCATGCCGGAAAGACCATCATTCCCCTCATTTCACAGGTATTTTAGGAAATATTCTGCTGAATTGAAGGAACAAAACCACACCAGAAAATTGGGGAGAGAAGTAGGAAAAGTGTAAGGATCTCTCCAGTGCTAATAATTTGCTGCAaagttgaaattttttttcatttcataccaGAAATGCATGTGGTGAAAGGAAT
Proteins encoded in this window:
- the mdh2 gene encoding malate dehydrogenase, mitochondrial → MFSRVARPALNITRSLSTSSQNNAKVAVLGAAGGIGQPLSLLLKNSPLVSQLTLYDIAHTPGVAADLSHIETRAQVTGHIGPDQLGAALKGCEVVVIPAGVPRKPGMTRDDLFNTNASIVATLTDACARNCPEAMLCIISNPVNSTVPIASEVLKKHGVYNPNRVFGVTTLDIVRANTFVAELKGLDPARVNVPVVGGHAGKTIIPLISQCTPKVEFPVDTLTALTGRIQEAGTEVVKAKAGAGSATLSMAYAGARFTFSLLDAMNGKEGVVECSFVRSEETECKYFSTPLLLGKHGIEKNLGLGKLSAFEEKLVADAMGELKGSIKKGEDFVLNMK